In Pristiophorus japonicus isolate sPriJap1 chromosome 2, sPriJap1.hap1, whole genome shotgun sequence, one genomic interval encodes:
- the prdm8b gene encoding PR domain zinc finger protein 8b, translating into MDDPNVHKGFWESDASRAVQQCLTDIFTSVYTTCDIPENAIFGPCVLSHTSLYDSIAFIALKSADKRTVPYIFRVDTSAANSSSEGLMWLRLVQSARDKEEQNLEAYVKNGQLFYRSLRRIDKDEELLVWYGKELLELLLLSNVRAQAKMNGPSPYTCLDCSQRFQCEYPYLAHLRFRCQKRLGCISPDEKVKNSGDRDHLTAVGLSVKFSRSERQSAFSNVENNKRTTDFHNLARDMENARENDRNRRETESVNENKRKHDEAEEKNDNIMHTTKVADSSLATPRENLLCPSQQFRGGYFSLRENGRLMTPSSPEPTEAKRSAFIEVKRTSLNLKQSQKDQVSDVDNKNGTAPNTSSSEKLMDIKSALSEAQVPSCLDNIAIGSAFRSVAQLCGTEDRKSAFSQPARSFTQLSPLLVSQKVIPGLECHPGVGDSGRLYQANALAAKLQSTDANGNCNMQGSLAKQSPFVYATAYWPKASGPIQLQVPSALTLLPPSFTSFCLPAQNWCAKCNASFRMTSDLVYHMRSHHKKEYAMEPLVKRRREEKLKCPICNESFRERHHLSRHMTSHN; encoded by the exons ATGGATGATCCAAATGTTCACAAGGGGTTTTGGGAGAGCGATGCCAGCAGAGCCGTCCAGCAATGTCTAACCGACATTTTCACCAGCGTGTATACAACCTGTGACATTCCAGAAAATGCCATTTTTGGACCCTGCGTACTGAGCCACACGTCCCTATATGACAGCATCGCTTTCATTGCTCTAAAGTCAGCCGACAAAAGGACGGTGCCCTATATCTTTAGG GTGGATACTTCAGCAGCGAACAGCTCCTCCGAGGGCTTAATGTGGCTCAGACTGGTCCAGTCGGCTAGGGATAAAGAAGAACAAAATCTGGAGGCATATGTGAAAAACGGCCAGTTGTTTTATCGGTCTCTGAGGCGGATTGACAAAGACGAAGAATTACTTGTGTGGTATGGAAAAGAACTATTGGAGCTGCTCCTTCTCAGCAACGTCAGGGCACAGGCCAAAATGAATG GGCCCTCGCCATACACATGTCTGGACTGCAGCCAGCGATTTCAATGTGAATACCCCTATCTAGCCCATTTACGATTCCGCTGTCAGAAGCGACTGGGTTGTATTTCCCCAGATGAGAAAGTTAAGAACAGCGGAGACCGTGACCATCTTACTGCAGTAGGGCTAAGTGTTAAATTCAGCCGATCGGAGCGACAATCAGCCTTTTCGAATGTAGAAAATAATAAACGTACTACAGATTTCCACAATCTCGCCAGGGATATGGAAAATGCGAGAGAAAATGATAGGAACCGCCGAGAAACTGAAAGCGTAAATGAAAATAAAAGAAAGCACGACGAAGCGGAAGAGAAGAATGATAATATAATGCACACTACAAAAGTCGCAGATAGTTCACTGGCTACCCCAAGAGAAAATCTTCTCTGTCCTTCCCAACAGTTCAGAGGGGGCTATTTCAGTCTAAGAGAAAACGGAAGGCTGATGACACCATCTAGCCCAGAGCCTACAGAAGCCAAACGTAGCGCCTTCATCGAAGTGAAAAGAACTTCACTTAATCTTAAACAGAGTCAGAAAGACCAAGTTTCTGACGTAGATAACAAGAACGGCACAGCACCGAACACGAGCTCTTCCGAGAAGCTGATGGACATCAAGTCTGCTCTGAGTGAAGCACAAGTCCCTTCTTGTCTGGACAACATTGCCATCGGAAGTGCGTTTAGGAGCGTCGCTCAGCTTTGTGGAACCGAGGACAGGAAGAGTGCATTCTCTCAGCCAGCCAGATCGTTTACTCAGCTATCTCCACTCTTGGTGTCCCAAAAAGTGATTCCTGGCTTAGAGTGCCATCCTGGCGTTGGTGACTCTGGCAGACTTTATCAGGCAAATGCCTTAGCTGCAAAGCTCCAGAGTACAGATGCTAACGGCAATTGTAACATGCAAGGGAGTCTCGCCAAACAAAGCCCTTTCGTATATGCCACCGCTTATTGGCCAAAGGCTTCTGGGCCCATTCAGCTGCAAGTTCCATCCGCACTGACCCTTCTTCCTCCTTCATTCACGTCCTTTTGTTTACCAGCACAGAATTGGTGTGCCAAATGCAACGCTTCTTTCAGAATGACATCCGATTTAGTGTACCATATGAGATCTCACCACAAAAAGGAATATGCCATGGAGCCTCTCGTTAAAAGACGAAGAGAGGAAAAGCTTAAATGTCCCATTTGCAATGAATCCTTTAGGGAACGCCATCACCTATCCCGGCACATGACGTCTCATAACTGA